Proteins from a genomic interval of Dethiosulfovibrio peptidovorans:
- a CDS encoding iron ABC transporter substrate-binding protein, which translates to MTDALGRLVTVPDRVDRIICSGAGCLRLATYLKVSHMVVAVDSIEKRVNKMDARPYALAQPRYRNLPLFGEFRGNDNPELILSLNPAPQVIFKTGCTGDEAESLQTKTGIPVVALKYGNLVSRREDLYRSLTLMGEVTDVSSRAREVVDFFRESIQDLRKRSAEVDEAPSTYVGGIGFRGPHGLLSTEPTYPPFLFTGAENVAAQGSGAKARHAMVDREALLRWDPQVIFVDLSTLTASGGGALVELRDDPLWAELSAVKNRRLYGVLPYNWYSQNFGNILADAYFVGSVLFPERFADVDVSAKADDIYRFLVGEPVFKRLEERFDGRVFQRLELGR; encoded by the coding sequence ATGACCGATGCTCTTGGGCGGCTTGTGACGGTTCCTGACCGAGTGGATCGTATTATCTGCTCGGGGGCAGGGTGCCTCCGGCTTGCCACGTACCTGAAGGTCTCCCATATGGTGGTGGCCGTGGACAGCATAGAGAAACGAGTGAACAAGATGGACGCCCGGCCCTATGCCCTGGCCCAGCCCAGGTATCGGAATCTGCCTCTCTTCGGAGAATTTCGGGGTAACGATAACCCCGAGCTTATTCTCTCTCTGAACCCGGCACCTCAGGTGATATTCAAAACAGGATGCACTGGCGATGAGGCCGAATCCCTCCAGACAAAGACGGGTATACCGGTGGTCGCTCTGAAGTACGGTAACCTGGTGAGCCGTCGGGAGGATCTCTACCGATCTTTGACCCTCATGGGCGAGGTGACAGATGTTTCCTCCCGGGCCCGGGAGGTGGTGGACTTTTTCAGGGAATCTATTCAGGATCTTCGCAAGAGGAGCGCTGAGGTCGATGAAGCACCGTCGACCTACGTGGGGGGCATCGGTTTTAGGGGGCCCCATGGGCTTTTGTCCACCGAACCGACGTATCCACCTTTCCTCTTTACCGGGGCAGAGAACGTGGCGGCTCAGGGATCTGGAGCTAAAGCCAGGCACGCTATGGTGGATCGGGAGGCTCTTCTTCGATGGGATCCTCAGGTGATCTTCGTGGATCTGTCCACGTTAACGGCCTCCGGCGGAGGAGCCCTGGTTGAGCTTCGAGACGATCCCCTGTGGGCTGAACTGTCGGCGGTGAAAAACCGGAGGCTTTACGGGGTGCTCCCTTATAACTGGTACAGCCAGAATTTTGGTAACATCCTTGCCGATGCCTATTTCGTGGGTTCAGTCCTCTTCCCAGAGCGGTTCGCCGACGTAGATGTATCGGCCAAGGCCGACGATATCTATCGGTTTTTGGTGGGTGAGCCGGTTTTCAAAAGGTTGGAGGAGAGGTTTGACGGCAGGGTTTTTCAGAGACTCGAACTGGGACGCTGA